One genomic segment of Drosophila melanogaster chromosome 3R includes these proteins:
- the Hcs gene encoding holocarboxylase synthetase, isoform C — protein MLTLYYVSATVLQSWRIQKACSKIAEHLAQPSSIAFYTLQSGSDDGFDPALASSELCCNRNAAKVTDILWLHANQRGCCLRPLQTLHITPWISFPPAPSLLPFSYAADTLTPASTPTEADVPRQQRVSLSAQGEERMQLLLEADIEPLQRPSSEDTSAVRLEDYGKLIAWKIDSHLAVLIETDVEHFTKLLITTFLRNNLCINDQLPLLRIESVQREGDPQPFELLAKHLKRQSRISVGLDKDGWKKHMEDLRAVGVLAHQATEFEYQRNRSEGRTKSDPTTHDQRPTSELLAKAVAVVEPTNKAYLSPARTTEASLKAEAKGTSTKPFPTKSDAKPATLAKSEGTPATSKEDSKLTPTKGALKTSELEKLAAVQAAQQQKKEAVQVSPVKAAFLAKPPMLSKHDEPDKASDQPTKPRKSFEAVKPLNSPPSSRAAPSRPVLQRNKDSLQDAKPLNVLVYSDSASARESTLATLQQLLERNVYTIYPLMPQQAAQKYWTEQTALLVVCGSVAHGIGQILVDYFLQGGKVLSLCSDILHFVLPNYRTAEVREHELVQFSYDKWQRVKMMHHIFCYQPSPVKKHFSTDSEESTKSHSRKPALVCPRSMELKDLAGHSHNLDVHVLGTEETWNTPSLMLAKSLQSGGKAVFSQVHLEMNPSEFESDETKYSILKQNERTRLEIFADLLGKYLDVQVRGGDGVDQPQPGVVYKHAYFLGRHEAKFELLEKLRLRCSGSDNVIATPNLTMKFCGKDDKPPVANNNVLPILIHSCPDDFSTVDYFDNLKTEHIGRLVIYAPVVSSSMHLINNLELIHGLAVLPVQQTSGVGRRNNQWLSPPGCAMFSLQLHLTMDSALSSRLPLLQHLVGTAIVNSLRSHEEYGVLDISIKWPNDIYANGNQKIGGLVINTTLQGSQAIVNIGSGINLNNSRPTVCINDLIREYNTRVPNNKLPILKYELLIAMIFNEIERLLGEVQNGDFDSFYALYYSLWLHSGQSVKICLQKDQEKEAEIVGIDDFGFLEVKLPTGTIEIVQPDGNSFDMLKGLIIPKYQ, from the exons ATGTTGACCCTGTATTACGTGAGTGCCACCGTCCTGCAGTCCTGGCGCATTCAAAAGGCGTGCTCCAAGATCGCCGAGCACCTCGCGCAGCCCTCGAGCATCGCCTTCTATACCCTCCAATCGGGCAGCGATGACGGATTCG ATCCCGCCCTGGCCAGCTCGGAGTTGTGCTGCAATCGGAACGCGGCCAAGGTCACGGACATCCTGTGGCTGCACGCCAACCAGCGGGGTTGCTGCCTGCGTCCGCTGCAAACGCTACACATCACGCCTTGGATCAGCTTTCCGCCGGCGCCCAGTCTGCTTCCCTTCTCCTATGCCGCCGACACGTTAACGCCGGCGTCCACGCCCACGGAGGCGGACGTCCCGCGCCAACAACGGGTTTCGCTCTCTGCCCAAGGGGAGGAGCGGATGCAGCTGCTCCTTGAGGCCGACATAGAGCCACTACAGCGGCCCAGCTCCGAGGACACATCAGCAGTACGG CTGGAAGATTACGGTAAGCTAATTGCTTGGAAAATAGATTCCCACCTGGCGGTGCTCATCGAAACAGACGTCGAGCACTTCACGAAACTTTTGATAACGACTTTCTTGagaaataatttatgcattaACGATCAGCTGCCACTTTTGCGGATTGAGT CGGTGCAACGGGAAGGGGATCCGCAGCCCTTTGAGCTTCTGGCCAAGCATCTGAAGCGGCAATCCCGCATAAGCGTCGGTCTGGACAAGGATGGATGGAAGAAGCACATGGAGGACTTGCGTGCCGTAGGTGTGCTGGCGCACCAGGCCACCGAGTTCGAGTACCAGAGGAATCGCTCTGAGGGAAGAACGAAATCGGATCCCACCACACATGATCAACGCCCGACTTCGGAGCTTTTGGCCAAGGCTGTGGCCGTGGTGGAGCCCACCAACAAGGCATATCTGTCTCCGGCAAGGACGACAGAAGCCTCGCTCAAAGCCGAGGCCAAGGGAACGTCAACAAAACCTTTTCCGACTAAAAGCGATGCCAAACCCGCCACTCTTGCCAAGAGCGAGGGCACGCCAGCCACAAGCAAAGAGGACTCCAAGTTAACGCCAACTAAGGGTGCATTAAAGACAAGCGAACTAGAGAAACTAGCGGCTGTCCAGGcagcgcagcagcagaagaaagAGGCAGTCCAGGTCTCTCCCGTCAAGGCTGCTTTCTTAGCTAAACCACCTATGCTAAGTAAACATGATGAGCCTGATAAGGCATCAGATCAGCCAACGAAGCCCAGGAAATCCTTTGAGGCGGTAAAGCCGTTAAATTCTCCTCCGTCATCCAGAGCTGCTCCCTCGCGTCCTGTGCTGCAACGCAACAAGGATAGCCTGCAGGACGCAAAACCATTGAATGTTTTGGTCTACTCAGACAGCGCCAGTGCGCGGGAATCCACATTGGCCActctgcagcagctgctggagCGCAATGTGTACACGATCTATCCTCTGATGCCTCAGCAAGCGGCTCAAAAATACTGGACGGAACAGACTGCGTTGCTGGTCGTCTGCGGATCGGTGGCACACGGAATTGGGCAGATATTGGTGGACTACTTTCTGCAGGGCGGCAAGGTGTTAAGCCTGTGCTCGGATATACTGCACTTTGTACTCCCCAACTATCGCACAGCGGAG GTTCGAGAGCACGAATTGGTTCAGTTCTCCTATGACAAGTGGCAGCGGGTCAAGATGATGCACCACATCTTTTGCTACCAACCGTCGCCGGTGAAGAAGCACTTCTCCACTGACAGCGAGGAGTCCACCAAGTCGCACTCTCGCAAACC AGCTCTAGTATGTCCAAGGTCCATGGAACTGAAGGATCTGGCCGGTCACAGCCACAATTTGGATGTCCATGTGCTGGGAACCGAGGAAACCTGGAATACGCCCAGCTtgatgttggccaaaagcctGCAGAGCGGCGGAAAGGCCGTCTTCTCCCAA gtgCACTTGGAAATGAATCCCAGCGAATTTGAATCCGATGAGACTAAGTACTCCATTCTAAAGCAAAACGAGCGAACTCGCCTCGAGATATTTGCGGATCTCCTGGGAAAGTACTTGGATGTGCAGGTCCGCGGTGGAGACGGTGTCGACCAGCCGCAGCCTGGAGTTGTCTACAAGCACGCATATTTCCTAGGTCGGCACGAG GCCAAGTTTGAGCTTCTGGAGAAGCTACGTCTGCGCTGCAGCGGATCCGACAACGTGATAGCAACGCCGAACCTGACGATGAAGTTCTGTGGCAAGGACGATAAGCCTCCAGTGGCCAACAACAATGTCCTGCCCATACTCATACATTCCTGTCCGGATGACTTCTCCACCGTGGATTACTTCGAT AATCTTAAGACGGAACACATCGGACGACTGGTCATCTATGCACCGGTGGTCAGCAGCTCCATGCATCTCATAAACAACCTGGAGCTCATCCACGGCCTGGCTGTGCTCCCCGTGCAGCAGACGTCCGGAGTGGGTCGCAGAAATAATCAA TGGCTTAGTCCGCCGGGCTGTGCCATGTTCTCGCTGCAGCTGCACCTGACCATGGACAGCGCTTTGAGCTCTCGGCTGCCTCTGTTGCAGCACCTTGTTGGAACGGCGATTGTTAATTCGCTCCGCAGTCATGAAGAGTACGGG GTGCTGGATATTTCCATTAAGTGGCCGAATgacatttatgcaaatggaaatcaGAAAATTGGGGGCCTCGTCATTAATACCACACTTCAGGGATCCCAAGCCATCGTCAATATCGGAAGTGGAATTAATTTGAACAATTCAAGACCAACAGTTTGCATCAATGACTTGATAAGAGAATATAATACCCGTGTCCCGAACAACAAGTTACCTATACTTAAGTACGAGCTACTTATTGCCATGATATTCAATGAAATCGAAAGACTTTTGGGAGAAGTACAAAACGGAGACTTTGATAGTTTTTATGCATTATACTATTCGCTATGGTTACACag CGGGCAATCTGTTAAGATTTGCCTACAAAAAGATCAGGAAAAAGAGGCCGAAATTGTGGGAATCGATGACTTTGGATTTTTGGAGGTGAAATTACCAACTGGTACTATAGAAATTGTGCAGCCCGATGGAAACAGCTTTGATATGTTGAAGGGATTGATTATACCCAAGTATCAATAG
- the Hcs gene encoding holocarboxylase synthetase, isoform D: MLTLYYVSATVLQSWRIQKACSKIAEHLAQPSSIAFYTLQSGSDDGFDPALASSELCCNRNAAKVTDILWLHANQRGCCLRPLQTLHITPWISFPPAPSLLPFSYAADTLTPASTPTEADVPRQQRVSLSAQGEERMQLLLEADIEPLQRPSSEDTSAVRLEDYAVQREGDPQPFELLAKHLKRQSRISVGLDKDGWKKHMEDLRAVGVLAHQATEFEYQRNRSEGRTKSDPTTHDQRPTSELLAKAVAVVEPTNKAYLSPARTTEASLKAEAKGTSTKPFPTKSDAKPATLAKSEGTPATSKEDSKLTPTKGALKTSELEKLAAVQAAQQQKKEAVQVSPVKAAFLAKPPMLSKHDEPDKASDQPTKPRKSFEAVKPLNSPPSSRAAPSRPVLQRNKDSLQDAKPLNVLVYSDSASARESTLATLQQLLERNVYTIYPLMPQQAAQKYWTEQTALLVVCGSVAHGIGQILVDYFLQGGKVLSLCSDILHFVLPNYRTAEVREHELVQFSYDKWQRVKMMHHIFCYQPSPVKKHFSTDSEESTKSHSRKPALVCPRSMELKDLAGHSHNLDVHVLGTEETWNTPSLMLAKSLQSGGKAVFSQVHLEMNPSEFESDETKYSILKQNERTRLEIFADLLGKYLDVQVRGGDGVDQPQPGVVYKHAYFLGRHEAKFELLEKLRLRCSGSDNVIATPNLTMKFCGKDDKPPVANNNVLPILIHSCPDDFSTVDYFDNLKTEHIGRLVIYAPVVSSSMHLINNLELIHGLAVLPVQQTSGVGRRNNQWLSPPGCAMFSLQLHLTMDSALSSRLPLLQHLVGTAIVNSLRSHEEYGVLDISIKWPNDIYANGNQKIGGLVINTTLQGSQAIVNIGSGINLNNSRPTVCINDLIREYNTRVPNNKLPILKYELLIAMIFNEIERLLGEVQNGDFDSFYALYYSLWLHSGQSVKICLQKDQEKEAEIVGIDDFGFLEVKLPTGTIEIVQPDGNSFDMLKGLIIPKYQ, from the exons ATGTTGACCCTGTATTACGTGAGTGCCACCGTCCTGCAGTCCTGGCGCATTCAAAAGGCGTGCTCCAAGATCGCCGAGCACCTCGCGCAGCCCTCGAGCATCGCCTTCTATACCCTCCAATCGGGCAGCGATGACGGATTCG ATCCCGCCCTGGCCAGCTCGGAGTTGTGCTGCAATCGGAACGCGGCCAAGGTCACGGACATCCTGTGGCTGCACGCCAACCAGCGGGGTTGCTGCCTGCGTCCGCTGCAAACGCTACACATCACGCCTTGGATCAGCTTTCCGCCGGCGCCCAGTCTGCTTCCCTTCTCCTATGCCGCCGACACGTTAACGCCGGCGTCCACGCCCACGGAGGCGGACGTCCCGCGCCAACAACGGGTTTCGCTCTCTGCCCAAGGGGAGGAGCGGATGCAGCTGCTCCTTGAGGCCGACATAGAGCCACTACAGCGGCCCAGCTCCGAGGACACATCAGCAGTACGG CTGGAAGATTACG CGGTGCAACGGGAAGGGGATCCGCAGCCCTTTGAGCTTCTGGCCAAGCATCTGAAGCGGCAATCCCGCATAAGCGTCGGTCTGGACAAGGATGGATGGAAGAAGCACATGGAGGACTTGCGTGCCGTAGGTGTGCTGGCGCACCAGGCCACCGAGTTCGAGTACCAGAGGAATCGCTCTGAGGGAAGAACGAAATCGGATCCCACCACACATGATCAACGCCCGACTTCGGAGCTTTTGGCCAAGGCTGTGGCCGTGGTGGAGCCCACCAACAAGGCATATCTGTCTCCGGCAAGGACGACAGAAGCCTCGCTCAAAGCCGAGGCCAAGGGAACGTCAACAAAACCTTTTCCGACTAAAAGCGATGCCAAACCCGCCACTCTTGCCAAGAGCGAGGGCACGCCAGCCACAAGCAAAGAGGACTCCAAGTTAACGCCAACTAAGGGTGCATTAAAGACAAGCGAACTAGAGAAACTAGCGGCTGTCCAGGcagcgcagcagcagaagaaagAGGCAGTCCAGGTCTCTCCCGTCAAGGCTGCTTTCTTAGCTAAACCACCTATGCTAAGTAAACATGATGAGCCTGATAAGGCATCAGATCAGCCAACGAAGCCCAGGAAATCCTTTGAGGCGGTAAAGCCGTTAAATTCTCCTCCGTCATCCAGAGCTGCTCCCTCGCGTCCTGTGCTGCAACGCAACAAGGATAGCCTGCAGGACGCAAAACCATTGAATGTTTTGGTCTACTCAGACAGCGCCAGTGCGCGGGAATCCACATTGGCCActctgcagcagctgctggagCGCAATGTGTACACGATCTATCCTCTGATGCCTCAGCAAGCGGCTCAAAAATACTGGACGGAACAGACTGCGTTGCTGGTCGTCTGCGGATCGGTGGCACACGGAATTGGGCAGATATTGGTGGACTACTTTCTGCAGGGCGGCAAGGTGTTAAGCCTGTGCTCGGATATACTGCACTTTGTACTCCCCAACTATCGCACAGCGGAG GTTCGAGAGCACGAATTGGTTCAGTTCTCCTATGACAAGTGGCAGCGGGTCAAGATGATGCACCACATCTTTTGCTACCAACCGTCGCCGGTGAAGAAGCACTTCTCCACTGACAGCGAGGAGTCCACCAAGTCGCACTCTCGCAAACC AGCTCTAGTATGTCCAAGGTCCATGGAACTGAAGGATCTGGCCGGTCACAGCCACAATTTGGATGTCCATGTGCTGGGAACCGAGGAAACCTGGAATACGCCCAGCTtgatgttggccaaaagcctGCAGAGCGGCGGAAAGGCCGTCTTCTCCCAA gtgCACTTGGAAATGAATCCCAGCGAATTTGAATCCGATGAGACTAAGTACTCCATTCTAAAGCAAAACGAGCGAACTCGCCTCGAGATATTTGCGGATCTCCTGGGAAAGTACTTGGATGTGCAGGTCCGCGGTGGAGACGGTGTCGACCAGCCGCAGCCTGGAGTTGTCTACAAGCACGCATATTTCCTAGGTCGGCACGAG GCCAAGTTTGAGCTTCTGGAGAAGCTACGTCTGCGCTGCAGCGGATCCGACAACGTGATAGCAACGCCGAACCTGACGATGAAGTTCTGTGGCAAGGACGATAAGCCTCCAGTGGCCAACAACAATGTCCTGCCCATACTCATACATTCCTGTCCGGATGACTTCTCCACCGTGGATTACTTCGAT AATCTTAAGACGGAACACATCGGACGACTGGTCATCTATGCACCGGTGGTCAGCAGCTCCATGCATCTCATAAACAACCTGGAGCTCATCCACGGCCTGGCTGTGCTCCCCGTGCAGCAGACGTCCGGAGTGGGTCGCAGAAATAATCAA TGGCTTAGTCCGCCGGGCTGTGCCATGTTCTCGCTGCAGCTGCACCTGACCATGGACAGCGCTTTGAGCTCTCGGCTGCCTCTGTTGCAGCACCTTGTTGGAACGGCGATTGTTAATTCGCTCCGCAGTCATGAAGAGTACGGG GTGCTGGATATTTCCATTAAGTGGCCGAATgacatttatgcaaatggaaatcaGAAAATTGGGGGCCTCGTCATTAATACCACACTTCAGGGATCCCAAGCCATCGTCAATATCGGAAGTGGAATTAATTTGAACAATTCAAGACCAACAGTTTGCATCAATGACTTGATAAGAGAATATAATACCCGTGTCCCGAACAACAAGTTACCTATACTTAAGTACGAGCTACTTATTGCCATGATATTCAATGAAATCGAAAGACTTTTGGGAGAAGTACAAAACGGAGACTTTGATAGTTTTTATGCATTATACTATTCGCTATGGTTACACag CGGGCAATCTGTTAAGATTTGCCTACAAAAAGATCAGGAAAAAGAGGCCGAAATTGTGGGAATCGATGACTTTGGATTTTTGGAGGTGAAATTACCAACTGGTACTATAGAAATTGTGCAGCCCGATGGAAACAGCTTTGATATGTTGAAGGGATTGATTATACCCAAGTATCAATAG
- the Hcs gene encoding holocarboxylase synthetase, isoform A, with the protein MLTLYYVSATVLQSWRIQKACSKIAEHLAQPSSIAFYTLQSGSDDGFDPALASSELCCNRNAAKVTDILWLHANQRGCCLRPLQTLHITPWISFPPAPSLLPFSYAADTLTPASTPTEADVPRQQRVSLSAQGEERMQLLLEADIEPLQRPSSEDTSAVRLEDYGKLIAWKIDSHLAVLIETDVEHFTKLLITTFLRNNLCINDQLPLLRIESVQREGDPQPFELLAKHLKRQSRISVGLDKDGWKKHMEDLRAVGVLAHQATEFEYQRNRSEGRTKSDPTTHDQRPTSELLAKAVAVVEPTNKAYLSPARTTEASLKAEAKGTSTKPFPTKSDAKPATLAKSEGTPATSKEDSKLTPTKGALKTSELEKLAAVQAAQQQKKEAVQVSPVKAAFLAKPPMLSKHDEPDKASDQPTKPRKSFEAVKPLNSPPSSRAAPSRPVLQRNKDSLQDAKPLNVLVYSDSASARESTLATLQQLLERNVYTIYPLMPQQAAQKYWTEQTALLVVCGSVAHGIGQILVDYFLQGGKVLSLCSDILHFVLPNYRTAEVREHELVQFSYDKWQRVKMMHHIFCYQPSPVKKHFSTDSEESTKSHSRKPSMELKDLAGHSHNLDVHVLGTEETWNTPSLMLAKSLQSGGKAVFSQVHLEMNPSEFESDETKYSILKQNERTRLEIFADLLGKYLDVQVRGGDGVDQPQPGVVYKHAYFLGRHEAKFELLEKLRLRCSGSDNVIATPNLTMKFCGKDDKPPVANNNVLPILIHSCPDDFSTVDYFDNLKTEHIGRLVIYAPVVSSSMHLINNLELIHGLAVLPVQQTSGVGRRNNQWLSPPGCAMFSLQLHLTMDSALSSRLPLLQHLVGTAIVNSLRSHEEYGVLDISIKWPNDIYANGNQKIGGLVINTTLQGSQAIVNIGSGINLNNSRPTVCINDLIREYNTRVPNNKLPILKYELLIAMIFNEIERLLGEVQNGDFDSFYALYYSLWLHSGQSVKICLQKDQEKEAEIVGIDDFGFLEVKLPTGTIEIVQPDGNSFDMLKGLIIPKYQ; encoded by the exons ATGTTGACCCTGTATTACGTGAGTGCCACCGTCCTGCAGTCCTGGCGCATTCAAAAGGCGTGCTCCAAGATCGCCGAGCACCTCGCGCAGCCCTCGAGCATCGCCTTCTATACCCTCCAATCGGGCAGCGATGACGGATTCG ATCCCGCCCTGGCCAGCTCGGAGTTGTGCTGCAATCGGAACGCGGCCAAGGTCACGGACATCCTGTGGCTGCACGCCAACCAGCGGGGTTGCTGCCTGCGTCCGCTGCAAACGCTACACATCACGCCTTGGATCAGCTTTCCGCCGGCGCCCAGTCTGCTTCCCTTCTCCTATGCCGCCGACACGTTAACGCCGGCGTCCACGCCCACGGAGGCGGACGTCCCGCGCCAACAACGGGTTTCGCTCTCTGCCCAAGGGGAGGAGCGGATGCAGCTGCTCCTTGAGGCCGACATAGAGCCACTACAGCGGCCCAGCTCCGAGGACACATCAGCAGTACGG CTGGAAGATTACGGTAAGCTAATTGCTTGGAAAATAGATTCCCACCTGGCGGTGCTCATCGAAACAGACGTCGAGCACTTCACGAAACTTTTGATAACGACTTTCTTGagaaataatttatgcattaACGATCAGCTGCCACTTTTGCGGATTGAGT CGGTGCAACGGGAAGGGGATCCGCAGCCCTTTGAGCTTCTGGCCAAGCATCTGAAGCGGCAATCCCGCATAAGCGTCGGTCTGGACAAGGATGGATGGAAGAAGCACATGGAGGACTTGCGTGCCGTAGGTGTGCTGGCGCACCAGGCCACCGAGTTCGAGTACCAGAGGAATCGCTCTGAGGGAAGAACGAAATCGGATCCCACCACACATGATCAACGCCCGACTTCGGAGCTTTTGGCCAAGGCTGTGGCCGTGGTGGAGCCCACCAACAAGGCATATCTGTCTCCGGCAAGGACGACAGAAGCCTCGCTCAAAGCCGAGGCCAAGGGAACGTCAACAAAACCTTTTCCGACTAAAAGCGATGCCAAACCCGCCACTCTTGCCAAGAGCGAGGGCACGCCAGCCACAAGCAAAGAGGACTCCAAGTTAACGCCAACTAAGGGTGCATTAAAGACAAGCGAACTAGAGAAACTAGCGGCTGTCCAGGcagcgcagcagcagaagaaagAGGCAGTCCAGGTCTCTCCCGTCAAGGCTGCTTTCTTAGCTAAACCACCTATGCTAAGTAAACATGATGAGCCTGATAAGGCATCAGATCAGCCAACGAAGCCCAGGAAATCCTTTGAGGCGGTAAAGCCGTTAAATTCTCCTCCGTCATCCAGAGCTGCTCCCTCGCGTCCTGTGCTGCAACGCAACAAGGATAGCCTGCAGGACGCAAAACCATTGAATGTTTTGGTCTACTCAGACAGCGCCAGTGCGCGGGAATCCACATTGGCCActctgcagcagctgctggagCGCAATGTGTACACGATCTATCCTCTGATGCCTCAGCAAGCGGCTCAAAAATACTGGACGGAACAGACTGCGTTGCTGGTCGTCTGCGGATCGGTGGCACACGGAATTGGGCAGATATTGGTGGACTACTTTCTGCAGGGCGGCAAGGTGTTAAGCCTGTGCTCGGATATACTGCACTTTGTACTCCCCAACTATCGCACAGCGGAG GTTCGAGAGCACGAATTGGTTCAGTTCTCCTATGACAAGTGGCAGCGGGTCAAGATGATGCACCACATCTTTTGCTACCAACCGTCGCCGGTGAAGAAGCACTTCTCCACTGACAGCGAGGAGTCCACCAAGTCGCACTCTCGCAAACC GTCCATGGAACTGAAGGATCTGGCCGGTCACAGCCACAATTTGGATGTCCATGTGCTGGGAACCGAGGAAACCTGGAATACGCCCAGCTtgatgttggccaaaagcctGCAGAGCGGCGGAAAGGCCGTCTTCTCCCAA gtgCACTTGGAAATGAATCCCAGCGAATTTGAATCCGATGAGACTAAGTACTCCATTCTAAAGCAAAACGAGCGAACTCGCCTCGAGATATTTGCGGATCTCCTGGGAAAGTACTTGGATGTGCAGGTCCGCGGTGGAGACGGTGTCGACCAGCCGCAGCCTGGAGTTGTCTACAAGCACGCATATTTCCTAGGTCGGCACGAG GCCAAGTTTGAGCTTCTGGAGAAGCTACGTCTGCGCTGCAGCGGATCCGACAACGTGATAGCAACGCCGAACCTGACGATGAAGTTCTGTGGCAAGGACGATAAGCCTCCAGTGGCCAACAACAATGTCCTGCCCATACTCATACATTCCTGTCCGGATGACTTCTCCACCGTGGATTACTTCGAT AATCTTAAGACGGAACACATCGGACGACTGGTCATCTATGCACCGGTGGTCAGCAGCTCCATGCATCTCATAAACAACCTGGAGCTCATCCACGGCCTGGCTGTGCTCCCCGTGCAGCAGACGTCCGGAGTGGGTCGCAGAAATAATCAA TGGCTTAGTCCGCCGGGCTGTGCCATGTTCTCGCTGCAGCTGCACCTGACCATGGACAGCGCTTTGAGCTCTCGGCTGCCTCTGTTGCAGCACCTTGTTGGAACGGCGATTGTTAATTCGCTCCGCAGTCATGAAGAGTACGGG GTGCTGGATATTTCCATTAAGTGGCCGAATgacatttatgcaaatggaaatcaGAAAATTGGGGGCCTCGTCATTAATACCACACTTCAGGGATCCCAAGCCATCGTCAATATCGGAAGTGGAATTAATTTGAACAATTCAAGACCAACAGTTTGCATCAATGACTTGATAAGAGAATATAATACCCGTGTCCCGAACAACAAGTTACCTATACTTAAGTACGAGCTACTTATTGCCATGATATTCAATGAAATCGAAAGACTTTTGGGAGAAGTACAAAACGGAGACTTTGATAGTTTTTATGCATTATACTATTCGCTATGGTTACACag CGGGCAATCTGTTAAGATTTGCCTACAAAAAGATCAGGAAAAAGAGGCCGAAATTGTGGGAATCGATGACTTTGGATTTTTGGAGGTGAAATTACCAACTGGTACTATAGAAATTGTGCAGCCCGATGGAAACAGCTTTGATATGTTGAAGGGATTGATTATACCCAAGTATCAATAG